The Aptenodytes patagonicus chromosome 10, bAptPat1.pri.cur, whole genome shotgun sequence genome includes a region encoding these proteins:
- the TLE3 gene encoding transducin-like enhancer protein 3 isoform X4 — MYPQGRHPAPHQPGQPGFKFTVAESCDRIKDEFQFLQAQYHSLKVEYDKLANEKTEMQRHYVMYYEMSYGLNIEMHKQTEIAKRLNTILAQIMPFLSQEHQQQVAQAVERAKQVTMTELNAIIGQQQLQAQHLSHAAHGPPVQLPPHPSGLQPPGIPPVTGSSSGLLALGALGSQAHLAVKDEKNHHDLDHRERDSSANNSVSPSESLRASEKHRSSTDYSIDSKKRKAEEKDSMSRYDSDGDKSDDLVVDVSNEDPATPRVSPAHSPPENGIDKARGLKKGDAPNSPASVASSSSTPSSKTKDLGHNDKSSTPGLKSNTPTPRNDAPTPGTSSTPGLRPMPGKPTGMDPLASALRTPISIAGSYAAPFAMMGHHEMNGSLTSPGAYAGLHNIPPQMSAAAAAAAAYGRSPMVSFGAVGFDPHPPMRAPGLPSSLASIPGGKPAYSFHVSADGQMQPVPFPHDALAGPGIPRHARQINTLSHGEVVCAVTISNPTRHVYTGGKGCVKIWDISQPGSKSPISQLDCLNRDNYIRSCKLLPDGRTLIVGGEASTLTIWDLASPTPRIKAELTSSAPACYALAISPDAKVCFSCCSDGNIAVWDLHNQTLVRQFQGHTDGASCIDISHDGTKLWTGGLDNTVRSWDLREGRQLQQHDFTSQIFSLGYCPTGEWLAVGMESSNVEVLHHTKPDKYQLHLHESCVLSLKFAYCGKWFVSTGKDNLLNAWRTPYGASIFQSKESSSVLSCDISADDKYIVTGSGDKKATVYEVIY; from the exons ATGTACCCCCAGGGCCGGCACCCG GCTCCGCACCAGCCGGGCCAGCCGGGCTTCAAATTCACCGTGGCCGAGTCCTGCGACCGGATCAAGGACGAGTTCCAGTTCCTGCAAGCCCAGTACCACAG cctgaaAGTGGAGTATGATAAGCTGGCGAACGAGAAGACAGAAATGCAGCGCCATTACGTTATG taCTATGAAATGTCGTATGGTTTGAATATTGAAATGCACAAACAG ACAGAAATTGCTAAAAGACTGAATACGATTTTAGCCCAGATCATGCCTTTTCTGTCACAAGAG CACCAACAGCAAGTCGCACAGGCTGTTGAGCGTGCCAAGCAAGTGACAATGACGGAGTTGAATGCTATCATCGGG cagcagcagctccaggcccAGCACCTCTCCCACGCCGCCCACGGGCCCCCGGTCCAGCTGCCGCCGCACCCCTCGGGCCTCCAGCCACCGGGCATCCCGCCGGTCACCGGCAGCAGCTCGGGGCTGCTGGCTCTCGGTGCCCTGGGGAGCCAGGCACACCTCGCCGTCAAGGATGAGAAAAACCATCACGACTTGGACCACAGAG AGCGAGACTCAAGTGCA AATAATTCTGTTTCGCCCTCGGAAAGCCTGAGAGCCAGCGAGAAGCACCGGAGCTCCACAGACTACAGCATCGACTCcaagaagaggaaagcagaggagaaggacAGCATGAGCCGATAT GACAGCGATGGTGACAAGAGCGATGACCTGGTGGTTGATGTCTCCAACGAG GACCCCGCCACCCCCCGGGTCAGCCCAGCTCACTCCCCCCCGGAGAACGGCATAGACAAAGCCCGTGGGCTGAAGAAGGGGGATGCGCCAAACAGCCCTGCCTCGgttgcctcctccagcagcactcCCTCCTCCAAGACTAAAGACCTGGGCCAT AATGACAAATCGTCGACGCCCGGGCTCAAGTCAAACACTCCGACGCCAAGGAATGACGCTCCGACCCCGGGGACGAGCAGCACCCCGGGGCTGCGGCCGATGCCCGGCAAGCCGACCGGCATGGACCCCCTGG CCTCGGCCCTGCGGACACCCATCTCCATCGCGGGCTCCTACGCAGCTCCCTTCGCCATGATGGGGCACCATGAGATGAATGGCTCGCTCACCAGCCCCGGCGCCTACGCAGGGCTCCACAACATCCCCCCGCAGATgagcgccgctgccgccgccgccgctgcctaTGGCCGGTCGCCAATGGTGAGCTTTGGAGCT GTTGGTTTCGACCCGCACCCACCCATGAGAGCCCCTGGCTTGCCGTCGAGCCTGGCGTCCATCCCCGGAGGGAAACC AGCCTATTCCTTCCACGTGAGTGCTGATGGGCAGATGCAGCCGGTCCCCTTTCCCCACGATGCCCTGGCGGGTCCCGGCATCCCACGGCACGCCCGGCAGATCAACACACTGAGCCACGGGGAGGTGGTGTGCGCCGTCACCATCAGCAACCCCACCAGGCACGTCTACACAGGGGGCAAGGGGTGTGTGAAGATCTGGGACATCAGCCAGCCGGGCAGCAAGAGCCCCATCTCCCAGCTGGACTGCCTG AACAGAGATAACTACATCCGCTCCTGCAAACTCCTTCCTGATGGCCGCACGCTGATCGTGGGAGGCGAGGCGAGCACGCTCACCATCTGGGATCTGGCTTCCCCCACACCCCGCATCAAGGCCGAGCTGACCTCCTCCGCTCCCGCCTGCTACGCCCTGGCCATCAGCCCCGACGCCAAAgtctgcttctcctgctgcagcgACGGCAACATCGCCGTCTGGGACCTGCACAACCAGACGCTCGTCAG gcAATTCCAAGGCCACACAGATGGTGCCAGCTGCATAGATATCTCGCACGATGGTACAAAGTTGTGGACGGGGGGTCTGGACAACACAGTGCGCTCCTGGGACCTGCGGGAAGggaggcagctccagcagcatgACTTTACTTCCCAG ATCTTCTCGCTGGGGTACTGCCCGACGGGCGAGTGGCTCGCAGTGGGCATGGAGAGCAGCAACGTGGAAGTGCTGCACCACACGAAACCCGACAAGTACCAGCTGCACCTCCACGAGAGCTGCGTCCTCTCCCTCAAGTTTGCCTACTGCG GTAAATGGTTTGTGAGTACTGGAAAAGACAACCTGCTCAACGCCTGGAGGACGCCCTACGGAGCGAGCATCTTCCAG TCCAAGGAATCCTCGTCCGTCTTAAGTTGTGACATTTCAGCGGATGACAAGTACATTGTCACGGGCTCTGGTGACAAGAAGGCCACAGTCTACGAGGTCATCTACTAA
- the TLE3 gene encoding transducin-like enhancer protein 3 isoform X6, giving the protein MYPQGRHPAPHQPGQPGFKFTVAESCDRIKDEFQFLQAQYHSLKVEYDKLANEKTEMQRHYVMYYEMSYGLNIEMHKQTEIAKRLNTILAQIMPFLSQEHQQQVAQAVERAKQVTMTELNAIIGQQQLQAQHLSHAAHGPPVQLPPHPSGLQPPGIPPVTGSSSGLLALGALGSQAHLAVKDEKNHHDLDHRERDSSANNSVSPSESLRASEKHRSSTDYSIDSKKRKAEEKDSMSRYDSDGDKSDDLVVDVSNEDPATPRVSPAHSPPENGIDKARGLKKGDAPNSPASVASSSSTPSSKTKDLGHNDKSSTPGLKSNTPTPRNDAPTPGTSSTPGLRPMPGKPTGMDPLASALRTPISIAGSYAAPFAMMGHHEMNGSLTSPGAYAGLHNIPPQMSAAAAAAAAYGRSPMVGFDPHPPMRAPGLPSSLASIPGGKPAYSFHVSADGQMQPVPFPHDALAGPGIPRHARQINTLSHGEVVCAVTISNPTRHVYTGGKGCVKIWDISQPGSKSPISQLDCLNRDNYIRSCKLLPDGRTLIVGGEASTLTIWDLASPTPRIKAELTSSAPACYALAISPDAKVCFSCCSDGNIAVWDLHNQTLVRQFQGHTDGASCIDISHDGTKLWTGGLDNTVRSWDLREGRQLQQHDFTSQIFSLGYCPTGEWLAVGMESSNVEVLHHTKPDKYQLHLHESCVLSLKFAYCGKWFVSTGKDNLLNAWRTPYGASIFQSKESSSVLSCDISADDKYIVTGSGDKKATVYEVIY; this is encoded by the exons ATGTACCCCCAGGGCCGGCACCCG GCTCCGCACCAGCCGGGCCAGCCGGGCTTCAAATTCACCGTGGCCGAGTCCTGCGACCGGATCAAGGACGAGTTCCAGTTCCTGCAAGCCCAGTACCACAG cctgaaAGTGGAGTATGATAAGCTGGCGAACGAGAAGACAGAAATGCAGCGCCATTACGTTATG taCTATGAAATGTCGTATGGTTTGAATATTGAAATGCACAAACAG ACAGAAATTGCTAAAAGACTGAATACGATTTTAGCCCAGATCATGCCTTTTCTGTCACAAGAG CACCAACAGCAAGTCGCACAGGCTGTTGAGCGTGCCAAGCAAGTGACAATGACGGAGTTGAATGCTATCATCGGG cagcagcagctccaggcccAGCACCTCTCCCACGCCGCCCACGGGCCCCCGGTCCAGCTGCCGCCGCACCCCTCGGGCCTCCAGCCACCGGGCATCCCGCCGGTCACCGGCAGCAGCTCGGGGCTGCTGGCTCTCGGTGCCCTGGGGAGCCAGGCACACCTCGCCGTCAAGGATGAGAAAAACCATCACGACTTGGACCACAGAG AGCGAGACTCAAGTGCA AATAATTCTGTTTCGCCCTCGGAAAGCCTGAGAGCCAGCGAGAAGCACCGGAGCTCCACAGACTACAGCATCGACTCcaagaagaggaaagcagaggagaaggacAGCATGAGCCGATAT GACAGCGATGGTGACAAGAGCGATGACCTGGTGGTTGATGTCTCCAACGAG GACCCCGCCACCCCCCGGGTCAGCCCAGCTCACTCCCCCCCGGAGAACGGCATAGACAAAGCCCGTGGGCTGAAGAAGGGGGATGCGCCAAACAGCCCTGCCTCGgttgcctcctccagcagcactcCCTCCTCCAAGACTAAAGACCTGGGCCAT AATGACAAATCGTCGACGCCCGGGCTCAAGTCAAACACTCCGACGCCAAGGAATGACGCTCCGACCCCGGGGACGAGCAGCACCCCGGGGCTGCGGCCGATGCCCGGCAAGCCGACCGGCATGGACCCCCTGG CCTCGGCCCTGCGGACACCCATCTCCATCGCGGGCTCCTACGCAGCTCCCTTCGCCATGATGGGGCACCATGAGATGAATGGCTCGCTCACCAGCCCCGGCGCCTACGCAGGGCTCCACAACATCCCCCCGCAGATgagcgccgctgccgccgccgccgctgcctaTGGCCGGTCGCCAATG GTTGGTTTCGACCCGCACCCACCCATGAGAGCCCCTGGCTTGCCGTCGAGCCTGGCGTCCATCCCCGGAGGGAAACC AGCCTATTCCTTCCACGTGAGTGCTGATGGGCAGATGCAGCCGGTCCCCTTTCCCCACGATGCCCTGGCGGGTCCCGGCATCCCACGGCACGCCCGGCAGATCAACACACTGAGCCACGGGGAGGTGGTGTGCGCCGTCACCATCAGCAACCCCACCAGGCACGTCTACACAGGGGGCAAGGGGTGTGTGAAGATCTGGGACATCAGCCAGCCGGGCAGCAAGAGCCCCATCTCCCAGCTGGACTGCCTG AACAGAGATAACTACATCCGCTCCTGCAAACTCCTTCCTGATGGCCGCACGCTGATCGTGGGAGGCGAGGCGAGCACGCTCACCATCTGGGATCTGGCTTCCCCCACACCCCGCATCAAGGCCGAGCTGACCTCCTCCGCTCCCGCCTGCTACGCCCTGGCCATCAGCCCCGACGCCAAAgtctgcttctcctgctgcagcgACGGCAACATCGCCGTCTGGGACCTGCACAACCAGACGCTCGTCAG gcAATTCCAAGGCCACACAGATGGTGCCAGCTGCATAGATATCTCGCACGATGGTACAAAGTTGTGGACGGGGGGTCTGGACAACACAGTGCGCTCCTGGGACCTGCGGGAAGggaggcagctccagcagcatgACTTTACTTCCCAG ATCTTCTCGCTGGGGTACTGCCCGACGGGCGAGTGGCTCGCAGTGGGCATGGAGAGCAGCAACGTGGAAGTGCTGCACCACACGAAACCCGACAAGTACCAGCTGCACCTCCACGAGAGCTGCGTCCTCTCCCTCAAGTTTGCCTACTGCG GTAAATGGTTTGTGAGTACTGGAAAAGACAACCTGCTCAACGCCTGGAGGACGCCCTACGGAGCGAGCATCTTCCAG TCCAAGGAATCCTCGTCCGTCTTAAGTTGTGACATTTCAGCGGATGACAAGTACATTGTCACGGGCTCTGGTGACAAGAAGGCCACAGTCTACGAGGTCATCTACTAA
- the TLE3 gene encoding transducin-like enhancer protein 3 isoform X5, with protein MYPQGRHPAPHQPGQPGFKFTVAESCDRIKDEFQFLQAQYHSLKVEYDKLANEKTEMQRHYVMYYEMSYGLNIEMHKQTEIAKRLNTILAQIMPFLSQEHQQQVAQAVERAKQVTMTELNAIIGQQLQAQHLSHAAHGPPVQLPPHPSGLQPPGIPPVTGSSSGLLALGALGSQAHLAVKDEKNHHDLDHRERDSSANNSVSPSESLRASEKHRSSTDYSIDSKKRKAEEKDSMSRYDSDGDKSDDLVVDVSNEDPATPRVSPAHSPPENGIDKARGLKKGDAPNSPASVASSSSTPSSKTKDLGHNDKSSTPGLKSNTPTPRNDAPTPGTSSTPGLRPMPGKPTGMDPLASALRTPISIAGSYAAPFAMMGHHEMNGSLTSPGAYAGLHNIPPQMSAAAAAAAAYGRSPMVSFGAVGFDPHPPMRAPGLPSSLASIPGGKPAYSFHVSADGQMQPVPFPHDALAGPGIPRHARQINTLSHGEVVCAVTISNPTRHVYTGGKGCVKIWDISQPGSKSPISQLDCLNRDNYIRSCKLLPDGRTLIVGGEASTLTIWDLASPTPRIKAELTSSAPACYALAISPDAKVCFSCCSDGNIAVWDLHNQTLVRQFQGHTDGASCIDISHDGTKLWTGGLDNTVRSWDLREGRQLQQHDFTSQIFSLGYCPTGEWLAVGMESSNVEVLHHTKPDKYQLHLHESCVLSLKFAYCGKWFVSTGKDNLLNAWRTPYGASIFQSKESSSVLSCDISADDKYIVTGSGDKKATVYEVIY; from the exons ATGTACCCCCAGGGCCGGCACCCG GCTCCGCACCAGCCGGGCCAGCCGGGCTTCAAATTCACCGTGGCCGAGTCCTGCGACCGGATCAAGGACGAGTTCCAGTTCCTGCAAGCCCAGTACCACAG cctgaaAGTGGAGTATGATAAGCTGGCGAACGAGAAGACAGAAATGCAGCGCCATTACGTTATG taCTATGAAATGTCGTATGGTTTGAATATTGAAATGCACAAACAG ACAGAAATTGCTAAAAGACTGAATACGATTTTAGCCCAGATCATGCCTTTTCTGTCACAAGAG CACCAACAGCAAGTCGCACAGGCTGTTGAGCGTGCCAAGCAAGTGACAATGACGGAGTTGAATGCTATCATCGGG cagcagctccaggcccAGCACCTCTCCCACGCCGCCCACGGGCCCCCGGTCCAGCTGCCGCCGCACCCCTCGGGCCTCCAGCCACCGGGCATCCCGCCGGTCACCGGCAGCAGCTCGGGGCTGCTGGCTCTCGGTGCCCTGGGGAGCCAGGCACACCTCGCCGTCAAGGATGAGAAAAACCATCACGACTTGGACCACAGAG AGCGAGACTCAAGTGCA AATAATTCTGTTTCGCCCTCGGAAAGCCTGAGAGCCAGCGAGAAGCACCGGAGCTCCACAGACTACAGCATCGACTCcaagaagaggaaagcagaggagaaggacAGCATGAGCCGATAT GACAGCGATGGTGACAAGAGCGATGACCTGGTGGTTGATGTCTCCAACGAG GACCCCGCCACCCCCCGGGTCAGCCCAGCTCACTCCCCCCCGGAGAACGGCATAGACAAAGCCCGTGGGCTGAAGAAGGGGGATGCGCCAAACAGCCCTGCCTCGgttgcctcctccagcagcactcCCTCCTCCAAGACTAAAGACCTGGGCCAT AATGACAAATCGTCGACGCCCGGGCTCAAGTCAAACACTCCGACGCCAAGGAATGACGCTCCGACCCCGGGGACGAGCAGCACCCCGGGGCTGCGGCCGATGCCCGGCAAGCCGACCGGCATGGACCCCCTGG CCTCGGCCCTGCGGACACCCATCTCCATCGCGGGCTCCTACGCAGCTCCCTTCGCCATGATGGGGCACCATGAGATGAATGGCTCGCTCACCAGCCCCGGCGCCTACGCAGGGCTCCACAACATCCCCCCGCAGATgagcgccgctgccgccgccgccgctgcctaTGGCCGGTCGCCAATGGTGAGCTTTGGAGCT GTTGGTTTCGACCCGCACCCACCCATGAGAGCCCCTGGCTTGCCGTCGAGCCTGGCGTCCATCCCCGGAGGGAAACC AGCCTATTCCTTCCACGTGAGTGCTGATGGGCAGATGCAGCCGGTCCCCTTTCCCCACGATGCCCTGGCGGGTCCCGGCATCCCACGGCACGCCCGGCAGATCAACACACTGAGCCACGGGGAGGTGGTGTGCGCCGTCACCATCAGCAACCCCACCAGGCACGTCTACACAGGGGGCAAGGGGTGTGTGAAGATCTGGGACATCAGCCAGCCGGGCAGCAAGAGCCCCATCTCCCAGCTGGACTGCCTG AACAGAGATAACTACATCCGCTCCTGCAAACTCCTTCCTGATGGCCGCACGCTGATCGTGGGAGGCGAGGCGAGCACGCTCACCATCTGGGATCTGGCTTCCCCCACACCCCGCATCAAGGCCGAGCTGACCTCCTCCGCTCCCGCCTGCTACGCCCTGGCCATCAGCCCCGACGCCAAAgtctgcttctcctgctgcagcgACGGCAACATCGCCGTCTGGGACCTGCACAACCAGACGCTCGTCAG gcAATTCCAAGGCCACACAGATGGTGCCAGCTGCATAGATATCTCGCACGATGGTACAAAGTTGTGGACGGGGGGTCTGGACAACACAGTGCGCTCCTGGGACCTGCGGGAAGggaggcagctccagcagcatgACTTTACTTCCCAG ATCTTCTCGCTGGGGTACTGCCCGACGGGCGAGTGGCTCGCAGTGGGCATGGAGAGCAGCAACGTGGAAGTGCTGCACCACACGAAACCCGACAAGTACCAGCTGCACCTCCACGAGAGCTGCGTCCTCTCCCTCAAGTTTGCCTACTGCG GTAAATGGTTTGTGAGTACTGGAAAAGACAACCTGCTCAACGCCTGGAGGACGCCCTACGGAGCGAGCATCTTCCAG TCCAAGGAATCCTCGTCCGTCTTAAGTTGTGACATTTCAGCGGATGACAAGTACATTGTCACGGGCTCTGGTGACAAGAAGGCCACAGTCTACGAGGTCATCTACTAA